From the genome of Fundulus heteroclitus isolate FHET01 unplaced genomic scaffold, MU-UCD_Fhet_4.1 scaffold_186, whole genome shotgun sequence:
AGTGCAAATATTCAGTTTTGGAACTAagaccaaagtcaaattccttgtttaaatctggttctgattctgacatTGCGATAACTGTTCAAAAGGTTAAGAGAAGCCTCTGACTTTCCAAGTTTAAAATCAGACATCGGTGCTCTAGTTTATGTTCTTCAGCTAGAAGGTCAAGAAACTAAGCCAATTGCGTACAAATAGGATCCagcagttgtgtttttttttatgcggCAATACTTTTTGAATCTAAATCCATTTAGTGCACAATAAGAGTGGAAAGTTTTGATTGTTAACATGATGAAAAAATGACATCTGGACTTCTTAGGAATTTATGCCGTAACATATaccatgttaaaaaaattgCTCTCATAAGAGGAAGTAAGCGCTTTCTCTGGAACTTCACATGTGCATGCTTCTGTAAACATCCATGTTGTAATTGTGAAAGATAAAAATAGCTTACAATTGATTTCTTCAAAACAAGCGTTTGTGTTCTGACCTCTGACATGTAGTGTGCTGGATGCTGATGTCACCTGGCCATGGGAGCACCAGTAAGACCCTTCGTCAGATTTCTGGATGTTGATGATTTTGAACTGTCCATCCGGTGCAACTCCTTTTGGTTTTTGGTGTTCTTTAAACCTGAAGAACTCAACTAAAACAGGAGAACCAACTCTGTCCCTGCAGCGCAGCGTAACGTTACCTCCCACCATCACGGGAAGCGCAGGGATGTCCATAATAAAACGATCTAAATGATACAGGATGTAGACAGATTAAGTTAACAAAAGCTGCTTAATTATTACTCTTTATacacataagaaaaaaaattctgatttattACAACATTCAGTTTCCCTGTTAACCACATTTCTCCATGCATGTACTCATACAGAATACGTTCAACAAGCAACCATTATCTTCTCTACCTGAAACAGCTATTGTGACTTTAATGGTTTCCCTCCCTTTGGGATCTTCACACCAGTAATCCCCTCGATCCGCATGAGAGAGAGCTGAAACGGAGTATGTGCCTCCTCTACAATTCTGAAATCCTTGGACTCCACAAGTCTCAGTTTTCTGAAGCCATTTCCTCTTCAGTGTCCATCCATCAGCAGAGCTtccatcctcttcctcctcacaaCTCAGACGGACAGGTTCTCCAGTGAAGAATTGCTGACGGTTTGGAGTGACGTTCAGGATGACTGAGACAAAAA
Proteins encoded in this window:
- the LOC118558964 gene encoding contactin-4-like, giving the protein MKASVVSLFSGLFVILQPDLTAAAVILNVTPNRQQFFTGEPVRLSCEEEEDGSSADGWTLKRKWLQKTETCGVQGFQNCRGGTYSVSALSHADRGDYWCEDPKGRETIKVTIAVSDRFIMDIPALPVMVGGNVTLRCRDRVGSPVLVEFFRFKEHQKPKGVAPDGQFKIINIQKSDEGSYWCSHGQVTSASSTLHVRDPPVFAQTVSGLSFFRLFLHLVVITPYCITTGLLISIYCCRKTGKAPVGAPEITMQKVEHVDAAVAPTMLN